Genomic DNA from Nitrospira sp.:
TTCCGACTGTGCCATCCATGACCTCCTGGGAAACATGCTGCTGTTGTGGGCGCGGAAGTGTACCATATCGTATCCGAGGCAGATATCCTGGGCCGTGACCGTGGTGGCACGTCGGATTCGGTGTGCATCATTACCAGAGGTGGGGAGTTTGGAATGCAACAGGCGATTATTGGGTATCACCAGGATGAAGAAGGTCATTGGGTTGCGGACCTTCGCTGTGGGCATGGGCAGCACGTGCGCCATCAACCGCCCATGACGAGTCGCGCCTGGGTCTTGACCGTGGAGGGACGGCGAGCGTTTCTCGGCACCGAGCTCAATTGTAAAAAGTGCGAGGAGGGCGGGGATGGGTACAACCCCGCCAAGTCCTCAGTCTGAGGACCCGGCGGGTTGATGCTGATTTGAGGAATATCTTGGCCGGGATGACGGACGTGACCCGTGCCGCCGTGCGGCTAGGCCCAAATCCAATTCAACAGAGAAGAGAACCACCCGGTCACACTGGAGAACCAGGATTCCTCTTGAGGC
This window encodes:
- a CDS encoding DUF3565 domain-containing protein; the encoded protein is MQQAIIGYHQDEEGHWVADLRCGHGQHVRHQPPMTSRAWVLTVEGRRAFLGTELNCKKCEEGGDGYNPAKSSV